Proteins encoded together in one Variovorax paradoxus EPS window:
- a CDS encoding MFS transporter, whose product MSIPSTQPSSARRRQTIVATTIGNGLEFFDFTVYGFLALVIGKLFFPTFNSYGQLLLTVASFGVGFVMRPLGGIVIGAYADRAGRKKAMTLTIFLMALGCALIAFTPTYAAIGVAAPIVIVLARLIQGFSAGGEVGASTTLLVEHATPANRGYMASWQFASQGLGVMLGAIVVGALTFSLTPEAMQSWGWRVPFIIGMLIAPVGMYIRRHLEESLHISPEQAAAPRESSLKIVCTQHGKTVLAAILAIVGGTTAAYVVTFYMPTYAVRELGLTPSVALFGAALTGLLSFALAPFVGKLSDIVGRKTLIFWSRIVMAILIYPGFLWLNASPTPLVLFVVLGVFSVGLVVQTVPGITMLPEMFPKRVRASGMSLVYSVGVALFGGFAPFISTWLVNATGSKLAPAWYLVAMTVVSLLGLIWLRDHTGRDIDAADAHAPA is encoded by the coding sequence ATGAGCATCCCAAGCACGCAGCCCTCGTCCGCTCGCCGGCGCCAGACCATCGTCGCCACCACCATCGGCAACGGGCTCGAGTTCTTCGACTTCACGGTCTACGGGTTCCTCGCGCTCGTGATCGGCAAGCTCTTCTTTCCGACCTTCAATTCGTACGGCCAACTGCTGCTGACCGTGGCGAGCTTCGGCGTCGGCTTCGTCATGCGGCCGCTGGGCGGCATCGTGATCGGCGCCTACGCCGACCGCGCGGGCCGCAAGAAGGCCATGACGCTCACCATCTTCCTGATGGCGCTGGGCTGCGCGCTCATCGCCTTCACGCCCACTTATGCGGCCATCGGCGTCGCGGCGCCGATCGTCATCGTGCTGGCGCGGCTCATCCAGGGCTTCTCGGCCGGCGGCGAAGTGGGCGCATCGACCACGCTGCTGGTGGAACACGCCACGCCCGCCAACCGCGGCTACATGGCGAGCTGGCAGTTCGCGAGCCAGGGCCTGGGCGTGATGCTCGGCGCCATCGTGGTGGGCGCGCTCACCTTCTCGCTCACGCCCGAAGCGATGCAGAGCTGGGGCTGGCGCGTGCCTTTCATCATCGGCATGCTGATCGCGCCGGTGGGCATGTACATCCGCCGCCACCTCGAAGAGTCGCTGCACATCTCGCCAGAGCAGGCGGCCGCGCCGCGCGAGAGCAGCCTGAAGATCGTCTGCACGCAGCACGGCAAGACGGTGCTGGCCGCAATCTTGGCGATCGTCGGCGGCACCACGGCCGCGTATGTCGTCACCTTCTACATGCCCACGTATGCCGTGCGCGAGCTTGGCCTCACGCCCTCGGTGGCGCTGTTCGGCGCGGCGCTCACAGGGTTGCTCTCGTTCGCGCTCGCGCCGTTCGTGGGCAAGCTCTCGGACATCGTCGGCCGCAAGACGCTCATCTTCTGGAGCCGCATCGTGATGGCGATCCTGATCTACCCCGGCTTCCTGTGGCTCAACGCCTCGCCCACGCCGCTGGTGCTGTTCGTCGTGCTCGGCGTGTTCAGCGTCGGGCTCGTGGTGCAGACGGTGCCGGGCATCACGATGCTGCCGGAGATGTTCCCCAAGCGCGTGCGCGCGAGCGGCATGTCGCTGGTGTACAGCGTGGGCGTGGCGCTCTTCGGCGGCTTCGCGCCCTTCATCAGCACCTGGCTGGTCAACGCCACGGGCAGCAAGCTCGCGCCGGCCTGGTACCTCGTCGCGATGACGGTGGTCTCGCTGCTCGGCCTGATCTGGCTGCGCGACCACACAGGCCGCGACATCGACGCTGCGGATGCGCACGCGCCGGCCTGA